A window of the Salvelinus alpinus chromosome 3, SLU_Salpinus.1, whole genome shotgun sequence genome harbors these coding sequences:
- the LOC139570441 gene encoding kelch-like protein 10: MFLSRSGRNAIVMYQCTDVLELNKNGKQSPLSITSNISQTKKSAEDMEEFRTLTKFQKEKTTGAMACNIFNELRLEEKLCDVVIKVEGVEFSAHKTILCGCSSYFRALFTSGWNPCEKRVYTIPGVSPEIMRMLIEYAYTRTVPVTADNVELLLEAADQFSILGIVQACCHFLETQLCLENCIGICKFADFYSCPELQRRALFFILHHFEEIVCCSQEFLELSLAQLLDLIKKDDLNVRQENTVFEGILRWIAHTPASRRHWISVLLPKVRMALMNADYFINHVRNNSLVKDSDECKPIILNALKAIYELNMHGPSISSNPLRRPRLPYAILLAIGGWSGGNPTNVIEAYDTRADRWATIAQEESPRAYHGAAYLNGFVYCLGGFDSVEYFNSVRKFNPITCTWHQVAPMHSRRCYVSVTVLDGCIYAIGGFDGYGRLTSVERYEPETNQWTLVAPMHEKRSDASATTLHGKVYVCGGFNGTECLFNAESYCPKTNQWTLIAPMSRRRSGVGVIAYKEHLYAVGGFDGANRLKTAAVYNPLDNTWRTLPAMFNPRSNFGIAVVDDLLFVLGGFNGFNTTYNVECYDGKTDEWYDAHDMPTFRSALGCCVVPGLPNVAQYAAPRDSPMLLADEWNTPSSKTRLASNL; this comes from the exons ATGTTTCTCTCG AGAAGTGGAAGAAATGCCATTGTGATGTATCAATGTACGGATGTTCTAGAACTCAACAAGAATGGAAAGCAAAGCCCTCTCTCTATCACATCAAACATTTCACAAACTAAAAAGTCTGCTGAAGACATGGAAGAGTTTAGAACCTTAACCAAATTTCAAAAGGAGAAGACTACTGGTGCCATGGCCTGCAACATTTTCAATGAGCTACGCCTGGAAGAGAAACTCTGCGATGTGGTCATCAAAGTCGAGGGAGTTGAGTTCAGTGCCCACAAGACTATCCTGTGTGGATGCAGCTCGTATTTCCG TGCTCTGTTCACCAGTGGCTGGAACCCCTGCGAGAAACGTGTGTACACCATCCCAGGTGTATCTCCTGAGATTATGAGGATGCTCATCGAGTACGCCTACACCCGGACCGTCCCGGTCACGGCGGACAACGTGGAGCTGCTCCTAGAGGCGGCAGACCAGTTCTCCATCCTGGGCATCGTGCAGGCCTGCTGCCACTTCCTGGAGACCCAGCTGTGTCTGGAAAACTGCATCGGCATCTGCAAGTTTGCCGACTTCTACTCCTGCCCGGAGCTGCAACGCCGAGCACTCTTCTTCATCCTGCACCACTTTGAGGAAATCGTCTGCTGCTCCCAGGAGTTCCTGGAGCTGTCTCTGGCCCAACTCCTCGACCTCATCAAGAAGGACGACCTGAACGTGAGGCAGGAGAACACCGTGTTTGAGGGCATCCTGCGCTGGATTGCCCACACTCCTGCCAGCCGCAGGCACTGGATCTCTGTGCTACTGCCAAAG GTGCGAATGGCTTTGATGAATGCTGACTACTTCATAAACCATGTGAGGAACAACTCCCTGGTGAAGGACAGCGATGAATGCAAACCCATCATCCTCAACGCCTTAAAGGCCATATACGAACTCAACATGCACGGCCCCTCCATTTCCAGTAATCCGCTGAGGCGACCTCGCCTGCCCTACGCCATCTTACTAGCTATCGGCGGCTGGAGTGGAGGCAACCCGACCAATGTCATCGAAGCATACGACACGAGGGCCGACCGTTGGGCGACCATAGCGCAGGAAGAGAGCCCACGGGCTTACCACGGTGCTGCGTACCTCAACGGCTTCGTCTACTGCTTAGGCGGCTTTGACAGCGTGGAATACTTCAACAGCGTCCGCAAGTTCAACCCCATCACGTGCACCTGGCACCAAGTTGCACCCATGCACTCGCGGCGCTGCTACGTCAGTGTGACAGTGTTGGACGGCTGCATTTATGCCATAGGCGGTTTCGATGGCTACGGGCGTCTTACAAGTGTGGAGCGGTACGAGCCTGAGACAAACCAGTGGACCCTGGTAGCACCGATGCACGAGAAGAGGAGCGATGCCAGTGCCACCACACTGCATGGCAAG GTGTACGTCTGTGGAGGCTTCAATGGGACCGAGTGCTTGTTCAATGCAGAGAGCTACTGTCCCAAGACTAACCAATGGACCCTGATTGCCCCTATGAGTCGCCGCCGCAGTGGGGTCGGCGTCATTGCATACAAGGAGCACCTCTATGCA GTTGGAGGCTTTGACGGCGCCAACCGTCTGAAGACCGCAGCGGTCTACAACCCACTGGACAACACCTGGCGCACCTTGCCCGCCATGTTCAACCCACGTAGCAACTTTGGCATCGCCGTGGTGGATGACCTGCTCTTCGTGCTGGGCGGCTTCAATGGTTTCAACACCACCTACAACGTGGAGTGCTACGACGGGAAGACAGACGAGTGGTATGACGCCCACGACATGCCCACTTTCCGCAGTGCCCTCGGTTGTTGCGTCGTGCCCGGCCTGCCCAACGTGGCACAGTATGCTGCCCCCCGCGACTCCCCAATGTTGCTCGCTGACGAATGGAACACACCTTCCTCCAAGACCAGGCTGGCCTCAAACCTATAG